The following coding sequences lie in one Vibrio splendidus genomic window:
- the rimK gene encoding 30S ribosomal protein S6--L-glutamate ligase — protein sequence MRIAILSRNENLYSTSRLKAAGEARGHQVDVIDTLHCDIDIASNNPKIRYMGEELPQYDAVIPRIGASITFYGTAVVRQFEMMGTFCINESVAISRSRDKLRSLQLLSRKGIGLPKTGFASRPDKIQDLIKNVGGAPLVIKLLEGTQGIGVVLAETNKAAESVIEAFMGLKANILVQEFIEEANGADIRCFVVGNKVIAAMKRQAGEGEFRSNLHRGGTAQLVKLTKEERATAINAAKIMGLNLCGVDILQSKNGPVVMEVNSSPGLEGIEKATGKDVADMIFGFIEKNAKPNANRTRGKG from the coding sequence ATGCGTATCGCAATTCTTTCTCGCAACGAAAACCTATACTCTACTTCTCGCTTAAAAGCGGCTGGAGAAGCTCGTGGTCACCAGGTCGATGTTATCGACACGCTGCACTGTGATATAGATATCGCGAGTAACAATCCGAAGATTCGCTACATGGGTGAAGAGCTACCTCAATACGATGCTGTTATTCCACGTATTGGCGCTTCCATTACCTTTTACGGCACTGCGGTTGTTCGCCAATTCGAAATGATGGGCACTTTTTGTATCAATGAGTCAGTAGCAATCAGTCGTTCTCGCGACAAACTGCGCTCACTACAGCTGTTGTCTCGTAAAGGTATTGGCTTACCAAAAACTGGTTTCGCTAGCCGCCCAGACAAGATTCAAGACTTGATCAAAAACGTAGGTGGCGCGCCACTGGTTATCAAGCTTCTTGAAGGTACTCAAGGTATCGGCGTGGTTCTAGCAGAAACAAACAAAGCAGCTGAAAGCGTTATCGAAGCATTCATGGGCCTAAAAGCGAACATCTTGGTTCAAGAGTTCATTGAAGAAGCTAATGGCGCAGACATTCGTTGTTTTGTTGTGGGTAACAAGGTTATTGCAGCAATGAAACGCCAAGCTGGTGAGGGTGAATTCCGCTCTAACCTGCACCGTGGCGGTACAGCTCAATTGGTTAAACTAACCAAAGAAGAGCGCGCTACAGCGATCAATGCAGCTAAAATCATGGGGTTAAACCTATGTGGTGTCGATATTCTACAATCTAAGAATGGCCCTGTTGTAATGGAAGTGAACTCTTCTCCAGGCCTAGAAGGTATCGAGAAAGCGACAGGTAAAGATGTAGCAGACATGATTTTCGGATTTATCGAGAAAAATGCAAAACCAAACGCTAACCGTACTCGTGGCAAAGGCTGA
- a CDS encoding ATP-dependent zinc protease: MNNKMIIGNTEALCLPELGITGLHTRVDTGAQTSSLHVDNLLCVKTDGENFVEFDLHPDVYHLEETVRCKAKLKTSKRIKSSNGEVEHRCVIETMLKIGGQEWPIDITLSNRQDMTYMMLLGRQGMSDKVIVDPAGEFLISH, translated from the coding sequence ATGAACAATAAAATGATCATAGGGAATACAGAAGCACTTTGCTTACCAGAGTTAGGGATAACTGGACTACATACGCGTGTTGATACAGGGGCTCAAACCTCTTCTCTACACGTAGACAATCTACTATGTGTAAAAACAGATGGTGAAAACTTCGTTGAGTTCGATCTTCACCCAGACGTTTACCACCTAGAAGAGACAGTACGCTGCAAGGCGAAGCTGAAAACGAGTAAAAGAATCAAATCATCGAACGGCGAAGTTGAACACCGTTGTGTGATTGAAACCATGCTAAAAATCGGCGGTCAGGAATGGCCTATCGATATCACACTAAGCAACCGTCAAGATATGACTTATATGATGCTGCTTGGTCGTCAAGGCATGAGTGACAAAGTGATTGTTGACCCAGCGGGCGAATTTCTAATTTCTCACTAA
- a CDS encoding MBL fold metallo-hydrolase, whose product MQLHTIKGYIQDMYLVEYPDRLLLLDGACRADIPHLKVFIEDDLGREFSDLHTVVVTHMHPDHAGAAHKLRKLTNCNLVAANRDKDWYHGIDGILMHLTDLALARWMANRLGKPKANLWYSRKLKPDYKLSDGDSIPGFDDWLVLETPGHTDRDLSVYCPSHSVAYVADLMVEVKKKLIPPFPIFHPNKYRESVSRIYEMQLDTLLVAHGGQVNLSEQAFEHLLMSAPRRPVTHWRVTKIKLKGLVKSVWRFGFKDKKNRHK is encoded by the coding sequence TTGCAACTTCATACCATCAAAGGCTATATCCAAGACATGTATCTCGTAGAGTACCCTGACAGGTTGTTGTTACTTGATGGTGCGTGCCGAGCGGATATTCCCCATCTTAAAGTTTTCATTGAAGATGATCTTGGCCGTGAATTTAGCGACCTACACACAGTGGTTGTGACGCACATGCATCCAGATCACGCAGGGGCAGCGCACAAGCTCAGAAAGCTGACGAATTGTAATTTGGTGGCAGCAAATCGAGATAAGGATTGGTACCACGGCATCGATGGCATATTGATGCATTTGACCGATTTGGCATTAGCACGGTGGATGGCGAACCGATTGGGCAAGCCCAAAGCAAATCTGTGGTATTCAAGAAAGTTGAAGCCGGATTACAAGCTGTCGGATGGTGATAGCATTCCTGGCTTTGATGATTGGTTGGTTCTGGAAACGCCAGGCCATACCGATAGAGATCTCTCTGTCTATTGCCCATCACACAGCGTTGCTTATGTGGCGGACTTGATGGTCGAGGTCAAAAAGAAGCTGATTCCGCCTTTCCCAATTTTTCATCCCAATAAGTATCGAGAGTCGGTATCTCGTATCTATGAAATGCAGCTCGACACCTTGCTGGTGGCGCATGGGGGACAAGTGAACTTGAGTGAGCAAGCGTTTGAACATCTGCTGATGAGTGCGCCAAGAAGACCAGTGACACATTGGCGAGTGACTAAAATCAAACTCAAAGGTTTGGTAAAATCTGTTTGGCGGTTTGGGTTTAAAGATAAAAAAAATCGCCATAAATAA
- a CDS encoding L-dopachrome tautomerase-related protein, with protein sequence MKKTIIYTVLASAILSTYAHAETKITPKQATVVATMTERPGNPSVTPDGRLLLSVHPLDHPTTKVIELSVAGNQTPYPTMKYAQGENSQFKAVIAIRTDDNGVAWILDLATHTITGWDTRNEALVKTIKIPASVLKPTSFLQDFALDQKRQRIIIADMTQNDLKSEAIPAFVTVDLKTGEAIRVAENHPSMKADSKTGFALNPITIDPSYEWVYFGAVNGRTIYRVKASEFDNDGKTVADNIKRYADKPYSDGITVDSAQNVYVTDIENNAIGVSTPKGYRIIATLSENQTWPDGMSFGPDGYVYVTVNQLNRTAALNNGKDTGIRPFEVVKIKALATGTTGR encoded by the coding sequence ATGAAAAAAACAATAATCTACACCGTACTAGCGAGCGCAATTTTGTCTACTTATGCACATGCAGAGACAAAGATCACTCCAAAACAAGCTACCGTGGTCGCGACCATGACTGAACGCCCAGGTAACCCTTCGGTTACACCAGATGGGCGTTTATTGTTAAGCGTTCATCCGCTCGATCATCCAACGACTAAAGTCATCGAGTTAAGCGTGGCTGGAAATCAAACGCCATACCCGACGATGAAATATGCACAAGGTGAAAACTCTCAATTTAAGGCTGTCATTGCCATTCGTACCGATGATAACGGAGTCGCGTGGATTCTCGATCTGGCAACTCATACCATAACGGGCTGGGATACTCGCAATGAAGCATTAGTAAAAACGATAAAAATACCTGCCTCTGTTCTAAAACCGACAAGCTTCCTACAAGACTTTGCTCTAGACCAAAAAAGACAACGTATTATCATCGCTGATATGACCCAGAACGATCTAAAAAGTGAAGCCATTCCAGCCTTTGTAACGGTTGACCTAAAGACGGGAGAAGCGATTCGAGTGGCAGAAAACCACCCTTCTATGAAGGCCGACAGTAAAACTGGTTTTGCGTTAAACCCAATCACGATAGATCCATCTTACGAATGGGTCTATTTCGGAGCTGTCAACGGACGCACTATTTATCGAGTGAAAGCGAGTGAGTTCGATAACGATGGAAAGACTGTCGCAGACAATATTAAAAGATACGCAGACAAACCTTATTCAGATGGTATTACTGTAGACAGTGCTCAGAACGTTTATGTTACGGATATTGAGAACAATGCAATTGGTGTGTCCACACCAAAAGGGTACCGAATTATTGCGACGCTGTCAGAGAACCAAACTTGGCCTGATGGCATGTCATTTGGTCCTGATGGTTATGTTTATGTAACTGTCAATCAGCTGAACCGAACCGCAGCTTTAAATAACGGCAAAGATACTGGCATCAGACCATTCGAAGTCGTAAAAATCAAAGCACTGGCGACAGGAACGACCGGCCGATAA
- a CDS encoding 2OG-Fe(II) oxygenase, with translation MNQLIDALSTQGYFVWDDFLTHEEVVALRDCIPENWKKARIGRNDDVAREATIRSDKIQWVRRDMGEPASLFLDKMEQIRLEANQAFFLGLFEYEAHFAKYEKGDFYQKHLDCFKGNENRRLTTVFYMNDEWSEEDAGELVVYDLKDNHIATIPPKGGRLLVFLSEQFPHEVLPTNTERFSIAGWFRINGVKDNQLDIAH, from the coding sequence ATGAACCAATTGATCGATGCTCTTTCTACCCAAGGTTACTTTGTTTGGGATGACTTCTTAACTCACGAAGAAGTGGTGGCATTGAGGGATTGCATTCCAGAGAACTGGAAAAAGGCTAGGATCGGCCGTAACGATGACGTAGCACGAGAAGCAACGATTCGTAGTGACAAAATTCAGTGGGTACGCCGTGATATGGGCGAACCAGCATCTCTGTTCCTAGACAAAATGGAACAAATTCGTTTAGAGGCAAACCAAGCGTTCTTTTTAGGTCTGTTCGAATACGAAGCGCACTTTGCAAAATATGAAAAAGGTGACTTTTACCAGAAGCACTTAGACTGCTTCAAAGGCAACGAAAACCGCCGCCTGACCACAGTATTCTACATGAATGACGAATGGTCTGAGGAAGACGCAGGGGAGCTCGTGGTTTACGATTTAAAAGACAATCACATCGCGACCATTCCACCAAAGGGTGGTCGACTGTTGGTATTCTTGTCTGAACAGTTCCCACACGAGGTACTGCCAACCAACACAGAGCGATTCAGTATCGCGGGTTGGTTCCGTATTAACGGTGTGAAAGACAACCAATTGGACATCGCACACTAA